Below is a genomic region from Dehalococcoides mccartyi.
TGGGTGTGCCTGACCTGATACCTATTTTGAGTTTTATTTTCCTCAAGGGGCATTGCCGCTATTGCGGGGCGAAAATACCGGCAAGAGCTTTGTGGGTGGAAATAGCCACTGCCTGCCTGTTTTCCCTGTTCTGGGTAATACTGGGCCCGGGTGTGGCACTGGCAATAAGACTTGTGTACCTTTGCGTATTTATAACCTTGTTTGTAATAGACCTTGAAAAAGGGCTTATCCTGAACGTAATTATTTACCCTTTTATGGTGCTGGCACTGGCGCTTTCACCCTTTTATCTAACGGGGGACAGTCTGCTGGCAAACCTGTCTTCTTCGTTTTTTGGCGGGCTGACCGGTTTCGGGCTGTTTCTGCTGATATATATTGCCTCACGCGGGGGCATGGGAGAAGGGGATATAAAGATGGCCGGTTTTATCGGGCTGGTCTGCGGCTTCCCCAATATCTTTGTAGCTATATTCGCAGGCATAGTGCTGGGTGGTCTGGCAGCCGCCGCTCTGATGCTTTCCGGTAAACGCCGCAAAGGTCAGACTATTCCCTTCGGGCCTTTTCTGGCAGTCGGGGCTGTAACCGCCATGCTCTTTGGCAGCCAGATTATGGACTGGTACCTGAGTTTGGCCTGAGCTTTTCCGCCGCACCCTTTTCAAATTGTCCTTGGCACCTTGATACCTGTCCGGTTTCAGCTTAAAATAAGGCGTATCCGCCGTACCGGTATATTTATACCTGTTTAAAGGAGTTTTCCCGTTATGCGAATTGAAAGCCTGCGCCCCGCCGAACATCTGGGAAACGTAACCATACACGGCGTAAGGCGTTTTTTAGAACTTGATTCCGGTGCTCCCAGCCTGCCACACCTGCAGGAGAGCCGCGAAGTAGAGATGGTAGACCAACAGGCTATTTCAGATGTTGAAAAGAAAATGGCTATCATCCTGCCTATAAAGGACGAAGACCTGAAGGTTTTTGAAGGTGTACTGAGCGGCGTACCCCATGACTGTCTGATGATAGTTATCAGCAACAGCTCCAAACAGGAAGTGGATAATTTCAAGAATGAAAAAGACATAGTAAACCGCTTCTGCCGTATAACCCACCGCCAGGCTATAGTTGTCCACCAGAAAAACCCCGAACTGGCAAATGCTATTGCAGATGCCGGCTACCCCGAACTGCTGGGGGAAGACGGGCTTATCCGCAGCGGCAAGGCAGAGGGTATGATACTGGGTATTATACTGACTATGTTCAGCGGGCGGGAATACGTGGGTTTTATAGATACCGACAACTACATACCGGGGGCAGTTTGGGAATACGCAAAACATTTCGCCACCGGTTTTAATCTGGCTCAGTCGCCATATTCCATGGTAAGGGTGCTCTGGAAGTACAAGCCCAAGCTGGTAGGAGAACTATATTTCAAACGCTGGGGACGGGTGTCAGAGGTTACCAATAAACACCTCAATCACCTGATATCCAGCAAGGGTAAATTTGAAACCGAGATAATCAAAACCGGCAATGCCGGTGAACATGCCATGAGCATAGAGCTGGCTAAACGCCTGACTTACGGTACAGGTTATGCGGTGGAAACCAAAGAGATTATGTCCATACTGGAACAATTCAGCGGCATATTGCCTATAGAAGACAGGGAAGTAGCTGAAGAAGGGGTGGAAATACTCCAGACTGAAACCATTAATCCTCACCTTCACGAGGACAAGGGCGGCGACCACCTGATACAGGATATGCTTTTACCCAGTCTGGCGGTCATATATCACAGCCCTCTGGCTGACGAAGCCGGTCGGAAAATGATTGAAACCCAACTGGCAGGAATTGAGGGAATGGAAAGCAACCCTGAGATACCCCATATAAAGCTGATTCCTCCCCCCCAGAAAATGGACCTGGCGAAGTTTTCAGCTGTTATTGAAAAGTATCTGCCCCAGATGGTTTTGCCGGACGGAGAGCTCATTTCACGGGTAGCCCGCCCTTCCCGCCTGCCTTCATCAGGACAATTTAAAAAGATTGTATATACTGACTTGGACGGCACTCTGCTGAACCCTTTGACTTATTCATATTCAACCGCACTGGATGCCCTGCGTTTGTTAAAAGACAAAGAACTGCCTCTAGTATTCTGTTCTGCCAAGACCATGGGGGAACAAGACCTGTACCGCAACGAACTGGGTATAAAAGACCCCTTTATAACTGAAAACGGGGGAGCTATATTTATCCCCAAAGATTACTTCCGCCTGCCCTTTGCTTATGACAGAGTAGCCGGGAATTATCTGGTGATTGAACTGGGAATGAACTACAAAGATATCCGCCATATTCTTAAAAAAGCCTTGGCGGAAGCCTGCACCGAGATAGAAAACTCTGAAAAAGCCGGCAATATATTTATTACCAGCTTCGGGGATATGTCTGTGGAGGATGTCAGCCGCCTTACTGACCTTAACCTGAAACAGGCTGAACTGGCCAAACAGCGTGAATACAGTGAAACCGTACACATAGAGGGTGATAAGAGAAGCACCAATATTGTTTTGAACCATATACAGCAAAGCGGGCTGGAATATAGTTTCGGGGGACGTTTTTACGAAGTCACCGGCGGGAATGACAAAGGCAAAGCCATAAAGATACTAAACGAACTTTTCCGCCTGAATTTCGGCAATATCCACACCTTTGGTCTGGGTGACAGCGAAAATGACTATTCCATGCTGGAAACGGTGGACTCTCCCATACTGGTGCAACGCCCCGGCAACAAATGGCACAAGATGCGATTGCGTAATCCCAGTTATGTCAGAGGGGTGGGGCCGGAGGGTTTCAGCCGGGCAGTTACTGACATAATACTGCCCATGGAATAAGTGATAAAACAGCCCGCTTAAAAATTGACCTGCGCTATTTCCT
It encodes:
- a CDS encoding prepilin peptidase, coding for MFIGWVIFFFLLGAVLGSFINMLSDRLPAEKSIVTPGSVCDTCGKRLGVPDLIPILSFIFLKGHCRYCGAKIPARALWVEIATACLFSLFWVILGPGVALAIRLVYLCVFITLFVIDLEKGLILNVIIYPFMVLALALSPFYLTGDSLLANLSSSFFGGLTGFGLFLLIYIASRGGMGEGDIKMAGFIGLVCGFPNIFVAIFAGIVLGGLAAAALMLSGKRRKGQTIPFGPFLAVGAVTAMLFGSQIMDWYLSLA
- a CDS encoding bifunctional mannosyl-3-phosphoglycerate synthase/mannosyl-3 phosphoglycerate phosphatase — encoded protein: MRIESLRPAEHLGNVTIHGVRRFLELDSGAPSLPHLQESREVEMVDQQAISDVEKKMAIILPIKDEDLKVFEGVLSGVPHDCLMIVISNSSKQEVDNFKNEKDIVNRFCRITHRQAIVVHQKNPELANAIADAGYPELLGEDGLIRSGKAEGMILGIILTMFSGREYVGFIDTDNYIPGAVWEYAKHFATGFNLAQSPYSMVRVLWKYKPKLVGELYFKRWGRVSEVTNKHLNHLISSKGKFETEIIKTGNAGEHAMSIELAKRLTYGTGYAVETKEIMSILEQFSGILPIEDREVAEEGVEILQTETINPHLHEDKGGDHLIQDMLLPSLAVIYHSPLADEAGRKMIETQLAGIEGMESNPEIPHIKLIPPPQKMDLAKFSAVIEKYLPQMVLPDGELISRVARPSRLPSSGQFKKIVYTDLDGTLLNPLTYSYSTALDALRLLKDKELPLVFCSAKTMGEQDLYRNELGIKDPFITENGGAIFIPKDYFRLPFAYDRVAGNYLVIELGMNYKDIRHILKKALAEACTEIENSEKAGNIFITSFGDMSVEDVSRLTDLNLKQAELAKQREYSETVHIEGDKRSTNIVLNHIQQSGLEYSFGGRFYEVTGGNDKGKAIKILNELFRLNFGNIHTFGLGDSENDYSMLETVDSPILVQRPGNKWHKMRLRNPSYVRGVGPEGFSRAVTDIILPME